In Iodobacter fluviatilis, one DNA window encodes the following:
- a CDS encoding class II glutamine amidotransferase gives MCQLLGMNCNVPTDIVFSFEGFRRRGGLTDHHSDGWGIAFFEGDGCRMFLDYLPSASSPIADLVRAYPIKSTNVIAHIRKATQGQISLANTHPFRRELWGRYWIFAHNGNLPERPDLSSSRFLPVGNTDSEHAFCWILSELSQRFASCPPLPVLKQALAELAKPLMAVGTFNFLLSDGSALFAHCSTDLHYIVRKAPFALAHLNDTDVSVDFSEVTTQNDRVAVIATQPLTDNETWTKMQPGELLCFVDGMPG, from the coding sequence GGCGTCGTGGCGGGCTGACAGATCATCATTCTGATGGCTGGGGAATTGCTTTTTTTGAAGGCGATGGCTGCCGCATGTTTCTGGATTATCTGCCTTCGGCCAGCTCACCTATTGCTGATCTGGTGCGTGCCTATCCGATTAAATCCACCAATGTGATTGCCCATATTCGCAAGGCCACGCAGGGGCAGATTAGCCTAGCTAATACTCACCCATTTCGCCGAGAGCTATGGGGGCGTTACTGGATTTTTGCACATAATGGCAATTTGCCAGAACGGCCAGATTTAAGCAGCAGCCGTTTTTTGCCGGTAGGTAATACCGACAGTGAACATGCTTTTTGCTGGATTTTATCCGAGCTAAGTCAGCGCTTTGCAAGCTGCCCACCTTTGCCCGTTTTAAAGCAAGCTTTGGCTGAGTTGGCTAAGCCGCTGATGGCGGTTGGCACTTTTAATTTTTTACTTTCTGATGGCAGCGCCTTATTTGCCCATTGCAGCACTGATCTGCATTACATCGTACGCAAAGCGCCTTTTGCGTTGGCGCATTTAAATGATACCGATGTAAGTGTGGATTTTTCTGAAGTCACCACACAAAACGACCGGGTCGCCGTCATTGCCACCCAGCCGCTAACCGATAATGAAACATGGACCAAAATGCAGCCGGGAGAGCTGCTGTGCTTTGTAGATGGAATGCCGGGGTAA
- the recD gene encoding exodeoxyribonuclease V subunit alpha, which yields MPDFAFELSRSFERLCGPQSDELNATLAKLCAALAAGHSCIKAAPLSSPLIGRPGEFKPLTQDKDRLYLTRYWWYESQLAKRLRQLAGERCDVDLAKLATLLDELFPASSIQPDLQKVAAAAAVMQKLTVISGGPGTGKTTTVLRILAALQIMENNTLSIKMAAPTGKAAARMSESVRERKSSLAVTPETLAVIPETASTLHRLLGPRPDGSFKHHAAHPLALDVLVVDEASMIDLALMAQLVEALPAHARLILLGDKDQLDAVDAGAVFAELCSLKSPSADFIQALKSATGVEIASSKAPASSVGNSVMNLEHSHRFAAGGGIGKLASLVNSGDAKGALALLQPDDLFAEAETELGWQPNSKTLLTRCDQGYAAYWQAVQAGNVEAAFAAFDTFRVLTALREGPAGVMGVNQQLEAHWQARNFIPENSLWYAGRPVLITQNDYGVQLYNGDIGLTFIENGAPRVAFKGEGNTLRWFSPARLPAHETALALTVHKSQGSEFDEVILLLPGLLEKPHELLSRSLIYTGLTRAKKKVEIWGSNEVLSKAIAKQSIRQSGLAAALR from the coding sequence ATGCCCGATTTTGCCTTTGAATTAAGCCGTAGTTTTGAGCGCCTTTGCGGGCCACAATCGGATGAGCTGAACGCCACCCTCGCCAAGCTGTGCGCGGCACTGGCGGCGGGGCATAGTTGTATTAAAGCTGCGCCGCTGAGCAGCCCCTTAATCGGCAGGCCGGGCGAGTTTAAGCCGCTCACACAGGATAAAGACCGGCTCTATCTCACCCGCTATTGGTGGTATGAATCGCAGCTGGCCAAGCGTTTGCGGCAACTGGCTGGTGAACGCTGTGATGTGGATTTAGCTAAGCTAGCCACACTACTGGATGAATTATTCCCTGCATCCAGCATTCAGCCAGATTTGCAAAAAGTAGCTGCCGCAGCAGCGGTGATGCAAAAGCTAACGGTGATTTCCGGCGGGCCGGGCACGGGTAAAACCACCACCGTGCTGCGTATTCTGGCCGCCTTGCAAATCATGGAAAACAACACCCTAAGCATTAAAATGGCCGCGCCCACCGGTAAGGCTGCAGCCAGAATGAGTGAATCGGTGCGGGAAAGAAAATCCAGCCTAGCTGTCACGCCCGAAACGCTGGCCGTCATCCCAGAAACCGCATCTACCCTGCACCGCTTACTGGGGCCGAGACCCGATGGCAGTTTCAAGCATCATGCCGCTCATCCACTGGCGCTGGATGTGCTGGTGGTGGATGAAGCATCGATGATCGATCTGGCCTTAATGGCCCAGCTGGTGGAGGCCCTGCCCGCCCATGCCCGCTTGATTTTACTGGGGGACAAAGATCAGCTGGATGCGGTAGATGCCGGTGCGGTATTTGCCGAGCTGTGCAGCCTAAAATCGCCCAGTGCCGATTTTATTCAAGCACTCAAAAGTGCTACGGGGGTGGAGATTGCAAGCAGTAAAGCCCCAGCCAGCAGTGTGGGCAATTCAGTGATGAATTTAGAACACAGCCACCGCTTTGCCGCAGGCGGCGGCATTGGCAAGCTGGCAAGTTTGGTGAATTCTGGCGACGCCAAGGGCGCATTGGCACTCTTGCAGCCGGATGATTTATTTGCCGAGGCAGAAACAGAACTCGGCTGGCAGCCCAATAGCAAAACACTGCTCACCCGCTGCGATCAGGGTTATGCAGCCTACTGGCAAGCCGTACAGGCAGGCAATGTGGAGGCCGCTTTTGCCGCCTTCGATACCTTCCGCGTGCTGACGGCTTTACGCGAAGGCCCTGCAGGAGTGATGGGGGTGAATCAGCAGTTAGAAGCACACTGGCAGGCCAGAAATTTCATCCCCGAAAACAGCCTCTGGTATGCGGGCCGCCCGGTGTTAATCACCCAAAATGATTACGGCGTGCAGCTCTATAACGGCGATATCGGCCTGACTTTTATTGAAAACGGCGCGCCCCGCGTGGCCTTTAAAGGCGAAGGCAACACCCTGCGCTGGTTCAGCCCCGCCCGCCTGCCCGCTCATGAAACCGCACTGGCCCTTACGGTACACAAAAGCCAAGGCTCAGAATTTGACGAAGTGATTTTATTACTGCCAGGCTTACTAGAGAAGCCGCACGAACTGCTCAGCCGCAGCCTAATCTACACCGGCCTTACCCGCGCCAAGAAAAAGGTAGAGATTTGGGGCAGCAATGAAGTGCTGAGCAAAGCCATTGCCAAACAATCGATTCGGCAAAGTGGATTGGCGGCGGCGTTGAGGTAG